A single window of Anopheles moucheti chromosome 2, idAnoMoucSN_F20_07, whole genome shotgun sequence DNA harbors:
- the LOC128298564 gene encoding uncharacterized protein LOC128298564 — MLTKKEKLLIRPWQMQRYINHRIKVVTAMPAIDFHPPPERIHIAQKLKKQQKELERKEKIEQENIRLLQRLGAIMSKKRLDNIWTYTRPNFLRRENIYPVRPKTSPEAGGHGRTSVKPTASNLANSTGSPLANWTKSIRCSACSAPARVAIQLNQIAPEGRIPWAPQRKTTNRKLLQEAETEQHECCRFCCC; from the exons ATGTTaacgaagaaggaaaaactccTAATCCGCCCGTGGCAGATGCAGCGTTACATTAATCATCGGATTAAAGTGGTGACGGCCATGCCAGCCATCGATTTTCATCCACCCCCGGAAAGGATTCATATCGCCCAAAAGCTGAAGAAACAACAGAAAGAACTCGAGCGAAAGGAGAAGATTGAGCAAGAAAATATCCGCCTACTGCAACGTCTCGGGGCCATCATGAGCAAGAAACGTTTGGATAACATTTGGACCTACACACGACCGAA TTTCCTTCGTCGCGAAAACATCTATCCCGTCCGTCCAAAGACTTCTCCGGAGGCAGGCGGGCATGGACGAACATCCGTCAAACCAACAGCAAGCAACCTGGCCAACTCTACCGGATCACCGCTAGCAAACTGGACCAAATCAATCCGTTGCAGTGCTTGCAGTGCACCGGCGCGTGTTGCAATCCAGCTCAATCAAATCGCACCGGAAGGACGCATACCGTGGGCTCCTCAGCGAAAAACCACCAACCGGAAACTGCTGCAAGAGGCTGAAACGGAACAGCACGAATGTTGCCgattctgctgctgctag
- the LOC128301279 gene encoding importin subunit alpha-3, which produces MASIDSQSKNRMQGFKNKGKDQDEMRRRRTEVTVELRKNKREETILKRRNVPQTAESTDEEDYTLQSNLKKLVEKAGNSKDKEGQLTAVQAARRLLSSDRNPPINNLIESGILPILVNCLEQDDNQVLQFEAAWALTNIASGTAAQTNQVVRAGAVPLFLHLLNSPAPNVCEQAVWALGNIIGDGPSLRDYVIKLGVVQPLLSFIQPEIPIPFLRNVTWVIVNLCRNKDPPPPAATILEILPALNMLIHHTDINILVDTVWALSYLTDGGNEQIQLVIDSGVVPKLIPLLSHVEVKVQTAALRAVGNIVTGSDDQTQVVLNCDALSHFPKLLTHSKDKIRKEAVWFLSNITAGNQSQVQAVIDAGLLPKVIDNLKHGDFHTQKEAAWAISNLTISGNREQVAQLINDGAVQPFCDLLMCQDCQVINVVLDGINNMLKLAGPHAEHVANLIEECDGVSKIEVLQNHENVEIYKLAYDIIEQFFSEDVDEAVLEDLRPAADESTFQFNQNPNIPRDGFNF; this is translated from the exons ATGGCGTCGATAGACTCCCAGTCGAAGAATCGCATGCAAGGATtcaaaaacaaaggaaaggaTCAGGAT GAAATGCGACGTCGACGAACGGAGGTCACAGTGGAGCTGCGCAAAAACAAACGCGAAGAAACGATCCTCAAGCGACGTAACGTTCCTCAGACGGCAGAATCGACGGACGAGGAGGATTACACACTACAGTCGAATCTGAAGAAACTGGTCGAGAAGGCTGGCAACAGCAAAGACAAAGAGGGGCAGCTGACCGCAGTTCAAGCCGCCCGTCGGCTACTGTCATCGGATCGCAATCCTCCAATTAACAATCTCATTGAGAGCGGCATTCTTCCGATTTTAGTCAATTGTCTTGAGCAGGATGATAACCAGGTACTGCAGTTTGAGGCGGCCTGGGCCCTCACAAATATTGCGTCCGGTACGGCCGCACAAACGAACCAGGTCGTTCGTGCTGGAGCGGTTCCGCTATTCCTGCATCTGCTCAATTCGCCAGCACCGAACGTGTGCGAACAGGCAGTTTGGGCGCTCGGTAATATCATTGGCGATGGGCCTAGCCTGAGGGACTACGTGATTAAGCTGGGCGTTGTGCAGCCGCTGCTGTCCTTCATTCAGCCGGAAATTCCGATTCCCTTCCTGCGCAACGTCACCTGGGTGATTGTGAACTTGTGCCGCAACAAGGATCCACCGCCACCGGCCGCCACGATTCTGGAGATTTTGCCAGCACTGAACATGCTGATCCACCATACGGACATCAACATCCTGGTCGACACGGTGTGGGCGTTGAGCTATCTGACCGATGGTGGCAACGAGCAGATTCAACTCGTAATCGACAGCGGTGTTGTGCCGAAGCTGATTCCGCTTCTGTCCCACGTAGAAGTGAAGGTACAGACAGCAGCGCTTCGTGCGGTGGGTAACATCGTCACTGGATCCGATGATCAGACACAG GTCGTGCTGAACTGTGACGCACTGTCGCACTTCCCCAAGCTGTTGACGCACAGTAAGGACAAGATTCGCAAAGAAGCCGTTTGGTTTTTGTCCAACATTACGGCAGGAAACCAGTCGCAGGTGCAGGCCGTTATCGACGCAGGTCTGCTACCCAAGGTGATCGATAATCTGAAGCACGGCGACTTCCATACGCAAAAGGAGGCAGCTTGGGCGATCAGCAACCTAACGATCAGTGGCAACCGCGAGCAAGTCGCACAATTGATAAACGATGGCGCTGTTCAACCGTTCTGCGATTTGCTTATGTGCCAGGATTGTCAAGTTATCAAT GTTGTACTGGACGGCATTAACAATATGCTGAAATTGGCCGGACCTCACGCAGAGCATGTTGCCAATTTGATCGAGGAATGTGACGGTGTGTCAAAAATTGAAGTTTTGCAAAATCACGAGAATGTTGAAATTTATAAACTCGCGTACGACATCATCGAACAGTTCTTTTCGGAAGAT GTTGACGAAGCAGTCTTAGAAGACCTAAGACCTGCAGCCGACGAGAGCACGTTCCAGTTTAACCAGAATCCGAACATTCCCCGCGATGGATTCAACTTCTAA
- the LOC128309456 gene encoding cysteine-rich hydrophobic domain-containing protein 2, with translation MMADFDAIYEEQELSEENLEEAHVQMVPDPIVIRGAGNMTVFGLSNRFNVQFPAGLVSRVAPEEFKATVLRINAVLKKTLPVNVKWLFCGCVCCCCTLGCSLWPVICLSKRTQHTLNKLLEWENSHLYHKLGLHWRLSKQQCDSNSMMEYVLLIEFIPKTPIYRPD, from the exons ATGATGGCCGATTTCGACGCAATCTACGAGGAGCAGGAGCTCTCGGAGGAAAACCTTGAGGAAGCGCACGTGCAGATGGTTCCGGATCCGATTGTGATCCGTGGGGCAGGCAATATGACAGT GTTTGGCTTAAGCAATCGATTCAACGTGCAATTTCCAGCCGGTCTGGTATCGCGCGTCGCACCGGAAGAGTTCAAAGCGACAGTGCTGCGGATCAATGCCGTGCTAAAAAAGACGCTACCCGTCAACGTGAAGTGGCTGTTCTGTGGctgcgtttgctgctgctgcacattAGGATGTTCTCTATGGCCTGTGATATGTTTAAGTAAGAGG ACGCAGCATACGCTTAACAAACTGCTCGAGTGGGAAAACAGTCACCTTTATCACAAGCTCGGACTGCACTGGCGCCTCAGCAAACAGCAGTGCGATTCGAATTCGATGATGGAGTACGTGCTACTAATAGAATTCATACCGAAAACGCCAATCTACCGGCCCGACTAA
- the LOC128309934 gene encoding probable asparagine--tRNA ligase, mitochondrial, which translates to MALLCTRFLLRNSSRNYHVYRIKDLSVQNCKPGHKVNVKGWVKSVRNMKGNLFVDINDGSAPQNFQLVINKEKNIDTAYGSSVEACGVVVASPKNQLELHVDSLTELGKCPLTEGYPFYPKKSYPPEYIRNHLHLRSRVNSMASTFRVRHEATRAFNEYLQQDGFVQIHTPVLTSNDCEGAGEAFLVKPLNDQLLKGMAKENVPLEHAYFDRPTFLTVSGQLHLEAMSHGLDKVYTFGPTFRAENCKSNIHLSEFYMLELEEAFMDTLEALMQRVEDMLKKVTASVIERSAADLRLVRKLTTDGKLEEDFHWLDKPFSRLTYEEAMNILEAKQDKLKSPVCRKEGINKEQELFLVEHCQGPVFVCYWPKELKSFYMRESTANPLLVDALDFLVPHVGELVGGSVREDSYERLQRKLPNQDVLQWYLDLRKFGSVTTAGFGLGFERYLSWLLNVHNIKDVIPFPRWAHNCVM; encoded by the exons ATGGCTTTGCTGTGTACCCGGTTTTTGTTACGGAATTCCTCCCGCAATTATCATGTTTATCGAATAAAAGACCTCTCGGTGCAAAACTGCAAACCAGGACACAAAGTGAACGTAAAA GGATGGGTTAAATCCGTTCGCAACATGAAGGGAAACTTGTTTGTGGACATAAATGATGGTTCGGCACCGCAAAACTTTCAACTAGTCATTAACAAGGAGAAAAATATCGACACTGCTTACGGCTCTTCGGTCGAAGCGTGTGGTGTAGTCGTTGCTTCGCCAAAAAATCAGCTCGAACTGCACGTAGACTCGTTAACCGAGCTGGGGAAATGTCCCCTGACCGAAGGCTATCCGTTTTACCCTAAAAAATCGTACCCCCCAGAGTACATCCGAAACCACTTGCATTTGCGATCGCGCGTAAACTCCATGGCATCGACGTTTCGGGTGCGACATGAGGCCACACGAGCGTTCAACGAATACCTGCAGCAGGATGGCTTTGTCCAGATCCACACACCCGTGCTAACGTCCAACGATTGTGAAGGAGCAGGGGAAGCATTTCTAGTGAAACCCCTGAACGATCAGCTATTGAAGGGTATGGCAAAGGAAAACGTTCCCCTCGAACATGCGTATTTCGATAGACCCACCTTCCTGACGGTTTCCGGTCAGTTGCATCTGGAAGCGATGTCACACGGATTGGACAAGGTGTACACTTTCGGCCCAACGTTCCGGGCCGAAAACTGCAAATCAAACATTCACCTGTCCGAGTTCTACATGCTGGAGCTGGAGGAAGCATTTATGGACACACTCGAGGCGCTTATGCAACGGGTCGAAGATATGTTGAAGAAGGTTACCGCCAGCGTAATTGAAAGAAGCGCCGCAGACTTGCGTTTAGTCAGAAAGCTAACCACCGATGGCAAGCTCGAGGAGGACTTTCATTGGTTGGACAAGCCATTCTCTCGGCTGACGTACGAAGAAGCAATGAACATTCTGGAAGCGAAACAAGATAAGTTAAAGTCACCCGTTTGTCGTAAGGAAGGCATCAATAAGGAACAAGAACTGTTCCTGGTCGAACACTGTCAGGGTCCGGTATTTGTGTGCTACTGGCCAAAGGAGCTCAAATCTTTCTATATGCGCGAAAGCACCGCAAATCCTCTGCTTGTCGACGCATTGGATTTTCTCGTTCCGCATGTTGGAGAACTGGTGGGTGGAAGTGTCCGTGAGGATAGCTACGAACGTCTGCAACGAAAGCTCCCAAACCAGGACGTCCTGCAGTGGTACTTGGATCTGCGAAAATTCGGAAGCGTCACGACGGCAGGTTTCGGGCTGGGATTTGAGAGGTATTTGTCGTGGCTTTTAAATGTTCACAACATTAAGGATGTGATACCGTTTCCACGGTGGGCACACAACTGCGTGATGTAG
- the LOC128309894 gene encoding 40S ribosomal protein S15: protein MADQAPEDGTKKKRTFRKFTYRGVDLDQLLDMKQEALVELMHSRAKRRFKRGQRRKPQALIKKLRKAKKNTPPNEKPACVKTHLRNMIILPEMVGSTVGVYNGKTFNQTEIRPDMIGHYLGEFSMTYKPVKHGRPGIGATHSSRFIPLK from the coding sequence ATGGCCGACCAAGCACCGGAGGATGGAACCAAGAAGAAGCGTACCTTCCGTAAATTCACCTATCGTGGTGTGGATCTGGACCAGCTGCTGGACATGAAGCAGGAGGCCCTGGTGGAGCTGATGCACAGCCGGGCTAAGCGGCGTTTCAAGCGTGGACAGCGCAGGAAGCCCCAGGCCCTGATCAAGAAGCTGCGCAAGGCCAAGAAGAACACGCCACCGAACGAGAAGCCGGCTTGCGTGAAGACGCATCTGCGTAACATGATCATCCTTCCGGAGATGGTCGGTTCCACCGTCGGTGTGTACAACGGCAAGACGTTCAACCAGACGGAAATCAGGCCCGACATGATCGGCCACTATCTGGGCGAATTCTCGATGACGTACAAGCCCGTCAAGCACGGTCGTCCCGGTATCGGTGCAACCCACAGCTCCCGTTTTATTCCGCTTAAGTGA
- the LOC128309935 gene encoding short coiled-coil protein B: protein MSLKSQDDIPLADDDLEVIINDDESSKYMCNGRSLDSIASSYTNGNSSPQQFLENESPDADEQEEKARLIAQVLELQNTLDDLSQRVDSVKEENLKLRSENQVLGQYIENLMSASSVFQSTTPNNVQKKK, encoded by the exons ATGTCACTGAAATCACAAGACGATATACCGCTGGCGGATGATGATTTAGAAG TCATCATCAACGATGACGAAAGCTCCAAGTATATGTGCAATGGCCGTTCGCTAGATTCGATTGCCAGTTCCTACACGAACGGTAACTCTAGTCCACAGCAGTTTTTGGAAAACGAAAGCCCGGACGCGGACGAGCAGGAAGAAAAGGCCCGTCTCATTGCTCAGGTGCTGGAACTCCAGAACACACTGGACGATCTATCCCAGCGAGTGGACAGTGTGAAGGAAGAGAATCTCAAACTGCGCTCGGAGAATCAGGTGCTCGGACAGTACATCGAAAACCTGATGTCCGCTTCGTCGGTGTTCCAATCGACCACGCCGAACAACGTGCAGAAGAAAAAGTAA